From Kiritimatiellia bacterium, a single genomic window includes:
- a CDS encoding zinc-ribbon domain-containing protein, translating to MEGEIRSAGSTEIRETDIVFECPKCGKSLAIDERGAGLIVRCPQCQEDIQVPVPAEGAEGEGEAAQEAPAETENVLESLQAEIARLNHRLSVESERHKRISAELGLIQAALDRIVDILAEPPSEPPQA from the coding sequence ATGGAAGGGGAAATTCGTTCAGCGGGTTCAACGGAAATTCGAGAAACGGACATCGTGTTTGAATGCCCGAAATGTGGCAAAAGCCTCGCGATCGACGAGCGAGGCGCCGGACTGATCGTCCGTTGCCCGCAATGCCAGGAGGATATCCAGGTGCCGGTTCCCGCTGAAGGGGCCGAGGGCGAAGGGGAGGCGGCCCAGGAGGCGCCCGCCGAAACTGAAAACGTCCTCGAATCTCTGCAAGCGGAAATCGCGCGACTGAACCATCGCCTGAGCGTGGAATCCGAGCGGCACAAACGGATCAGCGCGGAGCTGGGATTGATTCAGGCCGCCCTCGACCGGATCGTCGATATCCTCGCCGAGCCGCCATCCGAGCCGCCGCAGGCCTGA